One window from the genome of Indicator indicator isolate 239-I01 chromosome 6, UM_Iind_1.1, whole genome shotgun sequence encodes:
- the LOC128967593 gene encoding olfactory receptor 14A16-like, protein MANSSSIPHFLLLPLPGTRQLQLLHFCLFLAIYLAALLGNGLIISTIASDHHLHTPMYFFLLNLAILDLGVISTTVPKSLANSLRNTRDISYAGCSAQLFLFSFFISAEICLFTTMSYDRYVAICRPLHYETLLGSTVCVHLAASAWASGVLNSLLHTANTFSLPFCQGNAVDQFFCEIPQILKLSCSTSYLREVGLLVFSSCLFFVCFVFIVVSYVQIFRAVLRIPSQQGRHKAFATCLPHLAVLSLFITTAFFAHLKPPSISSPSQNLVVSVLYSVVPPAVNPLIYSLRNQELKAALSKLLPGCFQKQ, encoded by the coding sequence atggccaacagcagctccatcccccacttcctcctgctgccattgccaggcacaaggcagctgcagctcttgcacttctgcctcttcctggccatctacctggctgccctgctgggcaatgGCCTCATCATCAGCACCatagcctctgaccaccacctccacacccccatgtacttcttcctcctcaacctcGCCATCCTTGACCTGGGTGTcatctccaccactgtccccaaATCATTGGCCAATTCCTTGAGGAacaccagggacatctcctatgCAGGATGTTCTGCTCAGCTATTTCTGTTTAgctttttcatttcagcagaGATTTGTCTCTTCACCACCATGTCCTACGATCGCTACGTTGCCATCTGCAGACCCCTGCACTATgagaccctcctgggcagcacagtttgtgtccacctggcagCATCTGCCTGGGCCTCTGGGGTTCTCAAttctctgctgcacacagccaatacattttctctgcctttctgccagggcaatgctgtggaccagttcttctgtgaaatcccccagatcctcaagctctcctgctccacatccTACCTCAGAGAAGTTGGACTTCTGGTGTTCAGTTCCTGTTTAttctttgtctgttttgtgttcATTGTGGTGTCCTATGTGCAGAtcttcagggcagtgctgaggatcccctctcagcagggacgccacaaagcctttgccacctgcctgcctcacctggctgtgctctcccTGTTTATCACCACTGCCTTCTTTGCCCACCTGAAACCCCCTtccatctcctctccatcccAGAACTTGGTTGTGTCAGTTCTGTACTCAGTGGTGCCTCCAGCAGTGAACCCTCTCATCTACAGCCTGAggaaccaggagctgaaggctgccctgagcaaactgctccctggctgctttcagaagcaataa